In Oceanotoga teriensis, the DNA window TTTACCATATTTGGATTTGAAATGGCTCTTGACACTGTTGAAGGAGATACACCAGCCTTTTTAGCTATATATTTCATATTTATCATAAATTCACCCCTTTAATCCAGAAGATGCTCCAACCTCAATGAAATTATCTTGCATAGATAAAAATATAAAAATCATGGGAGCAGTCATCAACATTGTTGCTGCCATCATATATGGCCATACTGTATAAAAAGATCCTTTGAAAAAATTCAAACCTAATGTTAATGTAAACATTTCTTTTTGTTGCATTATTATCAATGGCCACATAAAATCGTTCCAGGTATTTAAAAAAGTATATATTCCGAGAGCTCCAAGAGCTGGTTTACTTAAAGGTAATATTATTTTAAAAAAAGTTTTAGGTATTGAAGCACCATCTATTTTGGCTGCATCTTCAAGTTCTTTTGGAATATTAAGAAAGAACTGTCTCATTAGAAATATGCCAAAAACCATTGTAAGTTTTGGTAAAATTAATCCTGTATATGAATTCAATAAGTTAAAATCTGATATTAATAAATAAGTTGGAATTATTATGGCTGGAAAAGGTATCATTATTGTTGCAAGCAATAAACTAAAAATTTGATTTTTGAATGGAAACTTTAATCTTGCAAAAGCGTATCCTGCAAGTGAATCAAAAAATAAATTACCTATAGTAACAGATATAGCATATATAAATGTATTCAATATCCATCTGAAATATGGAGTTATTTTAAAAATTTCTACATAGTTTGCTGTAGTTGCAGGGGCATTAAAAAGTGTTATAGGCCATTTAAAGAAATTTATTTTTGGTGGCCATTTCATAAAATCTACACCAACACGGATACCTTCCTCATTTTGATAAGTTATTGGTGTAAAAGAGATCATTGCCGACCATATGAACGGAAAAAGAGATATAAAAGCATATAAAATTAATATTGTATATGCGATCATCTTTAAAGTATTAAATTTTTTCATATCATATCACACTCTCTTCTTTAAAAGTTTTTTTAAAGATCGAAGTTATTATAAGAACTATAAAAAATAAAATTACTCCAAGTGTTGAAGCATAACCCATTTGTCCATATTCGAAAGCATTTTTATATATATAAAAAGAGAGAGTTATATTTCTTAAGTTTTTTATTAACATATATATTTGATCAAATACTTGTAAAGTGCTTATTATTCCTATAGTTATTACATAAATACTTTGATTTTTTAAAAGAGGAATTATTATTTTAAAAAACATTGTAGTATTTTTAGCCCCATCTATTTTGGCAGCTTCATATAGTTCATTTGGAATATTTTGAAGACCAGCAAGATAAGTTATCATAAAGTATCCGGCAGTTGTCCAAATATTCATAGCCATTATTGCACCAAGAGCAGTTGTTGGATTATTTAACCAATCTATTTGGGGTATACCAAATATTCCAAGCATACGATTTAATATTCCTGCTTTAGAATATATCAAAGAAAAAATCATAGATATTGCTGCTGATGAAGTTATTGATGGAATAAAAAAACTGGCTTTAAAGAAATTAATTCCATGTATTTTTTGATTTGAGGCAATTGCTAGTAGGAGTGCGAGAAAAGTTTGAATTGGAACTACTATTAAACAAAATAATAAAGCATTGCCAAGTGCAATCCAAAAATATTCATCATTATATGCTTGAATATAATTATCCAATCCTATAAATTTAGGCTTGTATTTAAATGCAGAAGAGGCTCCATTTATATAATTATTCAAAAATTTTTTTACAGTCGTTTGTGAAGACAATTCCCTATTATAAAAATCTTCGAATAATTTTTCTATATTAATTTTAGAATTTTTTATTATTTTTATTTGTTTATCATTTAATTTAATTCCAAGTTCATTTTGTATGAAATCTAACATATTAAAAGAATCAATATAATTATTTAAATTTTCTTTTTTTATATCATCTATAAATTCTCCAATATAAAACTGTATAGAATCTTCTGGAATAATAGGCATTTCAAATTGTTTGTTTTTTGTAGAATTATAATCTGTAAAACTGTATATGAATGTCATCATTATTGGATATAGCATAAAAGTTATTAATAATATTATTACAGGAGAAATAAATAGATAACCATAAAAATTTTCTTTATAATTTTTCAATGAAGAACCTCTCCTTTAATAAACAATAATTTTATTATTTAACCCATTTCATATAATTTTCATTTATCTTTATTTTAGCCTCTTCAAAAGTTATATGATTGTAGAATAAATCTTTTAATATACTGTTTAATTCATCATTAGCTCTTGTAAATCTTCCAGAAGGAGTTTGAACTTTCCAAGGATGAGCAAAATCTAATGCATCATAAAATATTTTTTTTATATTATCTGTATCTTTTGAAGCTATAGACTTTCTTGAAGATAATGAGCCTACTTTTTCTACAAATTCTTTTTGACCTTCATCAGTTAAAAATTTTATAAGTTCCCATGATTCTTGTTTGTTTTTAGAATATTTATTTATAGACCAACCGACTGTATATAACATTGATGATTTTTCAGAAAAATGAGGTATATTGACTATTCCAGTTTTATTTAATAAATCAGGATATTGTTCTCTTAAGTAGCCTACAGTCCAGTTTCCTGTCATTGCCATTGCGACTTTACCAGTACCATAAGCTT includes these proteins:
- a CDS encoding carbohydrate ABC transporter permease; this translates as MKKFNTLKMIAYTILILYAFISLFPFIWSAMISFTPITYQNEEGIRVGVDFMKWPPKINFFKWPITLFNAPATTANYVEIFKITPYFRWILNTFIYAISVTIGNLFFDSLAGYAFARLKFPFKNQIFSLLLATIMIPFPAIIIPTYLLISDFNLLNSYTGLILPKLTMVFGIFLMRQFFLNIPKELEDAAKIDGASIPKTFFKIILPLSKPALGALGIYTFLNTWNDFMWPLIIMQQKEMFTLTLGLNFFKGSFYTVWPYMMAATMLMTAPMIFIFLSMQDNFIEVGASSGLKG
- a CDS encoding carbohydrate ABC transporter permease — translated: MKNYKENFYGYLFISPVIILLITFMLYPIMMTFIYSFTDYNSTKNKQFEMPIIPEDSIQFYIGEFIDDIKKENLNNYIDSFNMLDFIQNELGIKLNDKQIKIIKNSKINIEKLFEDFYNRELSSQTTVKKFLNNYINGASSAFKYKPKFIGLDNYIQAYNDEYFWIALGNALLFCLIVVPIQTFLALLLAIASNQKIHGINFFKASFFIPSITSSAAISMIFSLIYSKAGILNRMLGIFGIPQIDWLNNPTTALGAIMAMNIWTTAGYFMITYLAGLQNIPNELYEAAKIDGAKNTTMFFKIIIPLLKNQSIYVITIGIISTLQVFDQIYMLIKNLRNITLSFYIYKNAFEYGQMGYASTLGVILFFIVLIITSIFKKTFKEESVI